From Pontibacter actiniarum, a single genomic window includes:
- a CDS encoding MBL fold metallo-hydrolase, whose protein sequence is MKITLLGTGTSQGVPVIGCTCEVCRSVDYRDQRLRVSVHLQVEGKSIIIDSGPDFRQQVLRERIKTLDALVFTHEHKDHTAGLDDIRAYNFSQKKDMPLYAEERVLEQLKREFSYIFADYKYPGIPQVQLHPITEAPFEVEGVLFTPIRVMHYKLPVLGFRIGDFSYITDANYISEAEKEKVRGSKVIVMDALRHEPHISHFSLKEAVSLLEELQPEQAYLTHISHLMGLHRQVELQLPDFIRLGYDGLQIEV, encoded by the coding sequence TTGAAGATAACATTGTTAGGCACGGGCACCTCGCAGGGCGTACCAGTTATTGGGTGCACTTGCGAGGTTTGCCGTTCTGTAGACTACCGTGATCAGCGCCTGCGCGTATCGGTGCACCTGCAGGTCGAGGGCAAGAGCATTATCATCGACTCCGGCCCCGACTTCCGGCAGCAGGTGCTGCGTGAGCGTATCAAAACGCTCGACGCCCTCGTCTTCACGCATGAGCACAAGGACCACACCGCCGGCCTGGATGACATCCGCGCCTACAATTTCTCCCAGAAGAAGGACATGCCCCTGTACGCCGAAGAGCGCGTGCTGGAGCAACTGAAGCGGGAGTTCTCCTACATCTTCGCAGATTACAAGTACCCGGGCATCCCGCAGGTGCAGCTGCACCCGATTACCGAGGCCCCCTTTGAGGTGGAGGGCGTGCTGTTCACCCCTATCCGGGTCATGCACTACAAGCTGCCCGTGCTCGGCTTCCGCATCGGGGACTTTAGCTACATTACCGACGCCAACTACATCTCCGAGGCGGAGAAGGAAAAGGTGCGCGGCTCCAAAGTCATTGTGATGGATGCCCTGCGCCACGAGCCGCACATCTCGCACTTCTCGCTGAAAGAGGCGGTTTCCCTGCTGGAGGAACTGCAGCCGGAGCAGGCTTACCTCACCCACATCAGTCACCTGATGGGCCTGCACCGCCAAGTGGAGCTGCAACTCCCGGACTTCATACGCCTGGGCTACGACGGCCTGCAGATAGAAGTATAG
- a CDS encoding NFACT RNA binding domain-containing protein, translated as MHLNYYFLRQLTQALRAKVLGMQAITAFSQNKDELILGFARQGEELYIRAQLGAQFTSLSFPAEFRRARANSVELMQAMQGQTVEDVVQHRNERSFYFQLSGGYLLLFKLFGNRSNIILYQGQEAVELFQHKFAADAALNPLQMDRPLQQNAEAFANANGNLRKVYPTFGDVPALYLEERGYQEASLEEKWELVQDTLDVLQAPEAYYIIRLNGKLRLSLLPVGEVLHTYSGPMEAADHYTRHYLSETGFEQQYGQASQVLERKRQVTQTVMEQSEQKLQELRHDRSYSQTADVIMANLTNIPPRATEVELYDFYTDQNRTYKLKQNETPQKFAERLYRKAKNQHVEVKQLEEKVERKLEELIVLEDALQALREVENYKQLKAYLREYNHLLGSKQQEQQQVPFRVFESEGFKILVGKSAQNNDQLTQRHTYKEDIWLHAKDVSGSHVVIKHQAGKTIPVTVLEKAAQLAAYYSKRKADSLCPVIYTPKKWVRKPKGSPAGSVVVEREKVLLVKPENPFAKV; from the coding sequence ATGCATTTAAACTACTACTTCTTACGCCAATTAACACAGGCGCTGCGCGCGAAGGTGCTCGGCATGCAGGCGATTACGGCCTTCAGCCAGAACAAGGATGAACTTATACTTGGCTTTGCCCGGCAAGGGGAAGAGCTCTATATCCGGGCGCAGTTGGGCGCTCAGTTTACCTCGCTCTCCTTCCCCGCTGAGTTCAGAAGGGCCCGTGCCAACAGCGTGGAGCTGATGCAGGCAATGCAGGGGCAAACCGTGGAAGACGTGGTGCAGCACCGCAACGAGCGCAGCTTTTACTTCCAGCTGAGCGGCGGCTACCTGCTGCTCTTTAAGCTGTTTGGCAACCGGTCCAACATCATACTGTACCAGGGGCAGGAGGCGGTAGAGCTGTTCCAGCATAAGTTTGCCGCCGACGCCGCGCTGAACCCGCTGCAGATGGACCGCCCGCTGCAGCAGAACGCCGAGGCTTTTGCCAACGCAAACGGCAACCTGCGCAAGGTATACCCTACTTTTGGCGATGTACCGGCCCTGTACCTGGAGGAGCGGGGGTACCAGGAGGCCAGCCTGGAGGAGAAGTGGGAACTGGTGCAGGACACGCTGGACGTACTCCAGGCACCGGAGGCGTACTACATCATCCGCCTGAACGGGAAACTGCGCCTCTCGCTCCTGCCCGTGGGGGAGGTACTGCATACGTACTCCGGCCCCATGGAGGCAGCAGACCACTACACCCGGCACTACTTATCCGAAACAGGCTTTGAGCAGCAGTACGGGCAGGCCAGCCAGGTGCTGGAGCGCAAGCGGCAGGTAACGCAGACGGTAATGGAGCAAAGCGAGCAAAAGCTACAGGAGCTGCGCCACGACCGCTCCTACTCCCAGACCGCTGACGTGATCATGGCCAACCTCACCAACATTCCACCGCGCGCCACAGAGGTAGAGCTCTACGACTTTTACACCGATCAGAACCGCACCTATAAGCTCAAGCAAAACGAAACGCCGCAGAAGTTTGCCGAGCGCCTGTACCGCAAAGCCAAAAACCAGCACGTAGAGGTAAAGCAACTGGAGGAAAAGGTGGAGCGCAAGCTGGAAGAGCTGATCGTGCTGGAGGATGCGCTGCAGGCGCTGAGGGAAGTGGAGAACTATAAACAGCTGAAAGCCTACCTGCGCGAGTACAACCATTTGCTGGGCAGCAAGCAGCAGGAGCAGCAACAGGTTCCGTTCCGGGTGTTCGAGAGCGAAGGCTTTAAAATACTGGTCGGCAAGAGCGCCCAGAACAACGACCAGTTAACGCAGCGCCATACGTACAAAGAGGATATCTGGCTACATGCCAAGGATGTGTCCGGCTCACATGTGGTTATCAAGCACCAGGCGGGTAAAACCATTCCGGTAACCGTACTCGAAAAGGCTGCACAGCTGGCAGCCTACTACAGCAAGCGCAAGGCCGACTCTCTGTGCCCGGTTATTTACACACCCAAGAAATGGGTACGGAAACCCAAGGGCTCCCCTGCCGGCTCTGTGGTGGTAGAGCGGGAGAAGGTGCTGCTGGTAAAGCCGGAGAACCCCTTCGCCAAAGTATAA
- a CDS encoding NUDIX hydrolase, with protein MSTKNDTPQPWTILKSEMVVDEQWYKLRRDEVELPNGVVLDDYYVSVRPNVVLIFPLTEDNHVIFVRQYKHAAGDVFIELPGGVVDEDEAAPLAAAKRELLEETGYISDDMEPLLEVIDNPTKDTNRIYYYLARNARKVAEQDLDISENIEVLKVPLQEVESMVMSGKVNVSGSIALSLLVLRKLGV; from the coding sequence ATGTCAACAAAGAATGATACCCCACAGCCCTGGACGATCCTGAAATCGGAGATGGTGGTGGACGAACAATGGTACAAACTGCGCCGCGACGAGGTAGAGCTGCCGAACGGCGTGGTGCTGGACGATTACTACGTGAGTGTGCGCCCGAACGTGGTGCTCATCTTTCCGCTAACCGAAGACAACCACGTGATCTTCGTGCGCCAGTACAAGCATGCCGCCGGAGACGTCTTTATCGAATTGCCGGGAGGCGTGGTAGACGAGGACGAAGCAGCGCCTCTGGCAGCTGCGAAACGCGAGCTTCTGGAGGAAACGGGCTATATTTCGGATGACATGGAGCCTTTGCTGGAGGTGATTGACAACCCCACCAAAGACACGAACAGAATCTACTATTACCTGGCGCGCAACGCCCGCAAGGTAGCAGAGCAGGACCTGGATATCAGTGAAAACATTGAAGTACTGAAAGTGCCGTTGCAGGAGGTGGAAAGCATGGTGATGAGTGGAAAGGTTAACGTCTCCGGCTCCATCGCCCTTAGCCTGCTGGTCCTGCGGAAGCTGGGGGTGTAA
- a CDS encoding TIGR04290 family methyltransferase, producing the protein MTEIDQLGPWFHNLHLPNGEQTAPNHFLGDFPKFKWQEMEPYIPADLSGWNVLDVGCNAGFYSIELARRGAQVLGIDVDPHYLRQAKWAAKQFGLEDKIELKQMQVYDVAHLEREFDLIWYMGVLYHLRYPLLSLDILSQKCRRQMVFQTLTMPGNEAADTPDDFDINDRQRMLGESWPKMAFIEKRMAGDLTNWWAPNHAAIEAMMRSCGLRVKERPGHELYVLEVDEELKQHQQWNRSEYLSATGQDWQEAVQHKVEGKNTYMLDRHKK; encoded by the coding sequence ATGACGGAGATCGATCAGTTAGGCCCTTGGTTTCATAATTTGCACTTGCCCAACGGGGAGCAGACGGCTCCAAATCACTTCTTAGGTGATTTCCCGAAGTTTAAATGGCAGGAGATGGAGCCATACATCCCTGCTGATTTGTCTGGGTGGAACGTGCTGGACGTGGGCTGTAACGCCGGTTTCTACTCCATAGAGCTGGCCAGGCGCGGCGCCCAGGTGCTCGGCATCGACGTGGACCCGCACTACCTGCGGCAGGCGAAGTGGGCGGCAAAGCAGTTTGGCCTGGAAGATAAGATCGAGCTGAAGCAGATGCAGGTGTACGATGTGGCCCACCTGGAGCGGGAGTTTGACCTGATCTGGTACATGGGCGTGCTCTACCACCTGCGTTACCCGCTGCTCTCGCTGGATATCCTCTCGCAAAAGTGCCGCAGGCAGATGGTTTTCCAGACGCTGACCATGCCCGGAAACGAAGCGGCAGACACCCCGGACGACTTCGACATTAACGATCGCCAACGCATGCTCGGCGAGAGCTGGCCTAAAATGGCCTTCATCGAAAAGCGCATGGCAGGCGACCTGACCAACTGGTGGGCACCCAACCACGCCGCCATTGAGGCGATGATGCGCTCCTGCGGGTTGCGTGTAAAAGAGCGCCCGGGCCATGAGCTGTACGTGCTGGAGGTAGACGAAGAACTAAAGCAGCACCAGCAGTGGAACCGGTCGGAGTACCTGTCTGCCACTGGCCAGGACTGGCAGGAGGCCGTGCAGCACAAAGTGGAAGGCAAAAACACCTACATGCTGGACCGGCACAAGAAATAA